The following are from one region of the Ornithorhynchus anatinus isolate Pmale09 chromosome 20, mOrnAna1.pri.v4, whole genome shotgun sequence genome:
- the SLC25A15 gene encoding mitochondrial ornithine transporter 1 — translation MKSNPAIQAAIDLSAGAAGGTACVLTGQPFDTMKVKMQTFPHLYRSLVNCCLKTYQQVGFRGFYKGTSPALIANIAENSVLFMCYGFCQQIVRKVVGLEKNTKLSDLQNAAAGSFASAFAALVLCPTELVKCRLQTMYEMQASGKIIEGQNTVWSVVKSIMSKDGPLGFYHGLSSTLLREVPGYFFFFGGYELSRSFFASGRSKEELGPIPLMLSGGVGGSCLWLAVYPVDCIKSRIQVLSMSGKQAGFMGTFASVVKNEGVTALYSGLKPTMIRAFPANGALFLAYEYSRKLMMSQFEPY, via the exons ATGAAGAGCAACCCTGCTATCCAAGCCGCCATTGACCTCTCCGCGGGGGCCGCAG GTGGGACTGCGTGCGTGCTGACCGGGCAGCCCTTTGACACCATGAAAGTGAAAATGCAGACGTTCCCCCACCTGTACCGGAGCCTCGTGAACTGCTGCCTGAAGACGTACCAGCAGGTGGGATTCCGGGGCTTCTACAAGGGGACCAGCCCGGCGCTGATCGCCAACATCGCCGAGAACTCAGTCCTCTTCATGTGTTACGGGTTCTGCCAGCAGATCGTCAGGAAGGTCGTTGGGCTGGAGAAGAACACAAAGCTGAG CGATCTGCAGAACGCCGCGGCGGGGTCTTTCGCCTCTGCGTTTGCGGCCCTGGTTCTCTGCCCCACGGAGCTGGTGAAGTGTCGACTCCAGACCATGTATGAAATGCAGGCATCGGGAAAGATAATAGAAGGCCAGAA CACAGTTTGGTCCGTAGTGAAGAGCATTATGAGCAAGGATGGTCCCCTGGGCTTCTACCACGGGCTCTCGAGCACTCTGCTCCGAGAAGTTCCTGGCTACTTCTTCTTTTTCGGCGGATATGAGCTGAGCCGGTCGTTTTTTGCATCTGGGAGATCCAAGGAGGAACTAG gccccATCCCACTGATGTTAAGTGGTGGTGTCGGAGGAAGCTGCCTGTGGCTTGCTGTCTACCCGGTGGACTGCATCAAATCCAGAATCCAAGTCCTGTCCATGTCAGGAAAGCAGGCAGGCTTTATGGGGACGTTCGCCAGTGTGGTGAAAAACGAAG GGGTAACAGCCTTATATTCTGGACTGAAGCCTACTATGATCCGAGCATTCCCTGCCAATGGGGCCTTGTTCCTGGCCTATGAATATAGCAGGAAGTTGATGATGAGCCAATTTGAACCATACTGA